A stretch of Anaeromyxobacter dehalogenans 2CP-1 DNA encodes these proteins:
- a CDS encoding zinc-dependent alcohol dehydrogenase, with protein sequence MRALVYEGPYRVKVRDKPAPRIEHGEDVVLRVTRAAICGSDLHLLHGFVPDTRVGSTFGHEFTGVVEETGPAVRTLRRGDRVVVPFNISCGRCFYCARGLYGDCESSNPMSDLASGVYGYSHTTGGYDGGQAEYVRVPFADVGPMKIPDDLEDEDVLLLSDVLPTGYQAAEMGGVREGDVVAVFGCGPVGLVAARSAWLLGARRVIAIDRVPARLRFAERWAGAETLDLEAAGWDPVPVLKEQTGGRGPDVCVDAVGLEASGSPWQTLLGRGLKLQAGSAVALSWAIHAVRKGGTVSIVGVYGPPANLVPIGAAMNKGLTLRTAQANVKRYMPHLLEHVRAGRLDGKGLITHRFPLERAAHAYALFGDRADGCVKCVLVPGAQA encoded by the coding sequence ATGCGCGCGCTCGTCTACGAGGGGCCGTACCGGGTCAAGGTGAGGGACAAGCCCGCGCCCCGGATCGAGCACGGGGAGGACGTGGTGCTCCGGGTGACGCGGGCCGCCATCTGCGGCTCGGACCTGCACCTGCTCCACGGGTTCGTCCCGGACACGCGGGTGGGGAGCACGTTCGGCCACGAGTTCACCGGCGTGGTCGAGGAGACCGGGCCCGCGGTGCGGACGCTGCGGCGCGGCGACCGGGTGGTGGTCCCGTTCAACATCTCGTGCGGGCGCTGCTTCTACTGCGCGCGCGGCCTCTACGGCGACTGCGAGTCCTCGAACCCCATGTCCGACCTGGCCTCGGGCGTGTACGGCTACTCGCACACCACCGGCGGCTACGACGGCGGGCAGGCGGAGTACGTGCGCGTCCCGTTCGCGGACGTCGGGCCCATGAAGATCCCGGACGACCTCGAGGACGAGGACGTCCTGCTGCTCTCCGACGTGCTCCCGACCGGCTACCAGGCGGCCGAGATGGGCGGCGTCCGCGAGGGCGACGTGGTGGCGGTGTTCGGCTGCGGCCCGGTGGGCCTGGTGGCCGCGCGCTCGGCCTGGCTGCTCGGGGCGAGGCGGGTGATCGCCATCGACCGCGTGCCGGCGCGGCTTCGCTTCGCGGAGCGCTGGGCCGGCGCCGAGACGCTCGACCTGGAGGCGGCCGGGTGGGATCCGGTGCCGGTGCTGAAGGAGCAGACCGGCGGACGCGGGCCGGACGTGTGCGTGGACGCGGTCGGGCTGGAGGCGTCCGGCTCGCCGTGGCAGACGCTGCTCGGCCGCGGCCTGAAGCTGCAGGCCGGGTCGGCCGTGGCGCTCTCCTGGGCCATCCACGCGGTCAGGAAGGGCGGGACCGTGTCGATCGTGGGCGTGTACGGGCCGCCCGCGAACCTGGTGCCGATCGGCGCCGCGATGAACAAGGGGCTCACGCTCCGGACCGCGCAGGCGAACGTGAAGCGCTACATGCCGCACCTGCTGGAGCACGTGCGCGCGGGGCGCCTCGACGGGAAGGGGCTCATCACGCACCGGTTCCCGCTGGAGCGCGCCGCGCACGCGTACGCGCTGTTCGGCGACCGGGCCGACGGCTGCGTGAAGTGCGTGCTGGTCCCGGGCGCCCAGGCCTGA
- a CDS encoding SOS response-associated peptidase: protein MCGRFTLTVADLAALAREWAAEVDAALAARWRPRFNVAPGDPHPVLRGRGGARRLEAAAFGLAGPGGKLLLNARVEGAAGRPAFREAWAARRAAVPADGFYEWEGPAADRRPSWLHPRAGGTLLLAALCGDAPGGGPAFAILTTAANAEVGRLHDRMPLLVPPALLDAWLDGPPPALPAPADGVLAVRPVSPRVNSPANDDAACLAPPPEPLQRALF, encoded by the coding sequence ATGTGCGGACGCTTCACGCTCACGGTGGCCGACCTCGCCGCGCTCGCCCGCGAGTGGGCGGCGGAGGTGGACGCGGCGCTCGCGGCGCGCTGGCGCCCGCGCTTCAACGTGGCGCCCGGCGATCCGCACCCGGTGCTGCGCGGGCGCGGCGGCGCGCGCCGGCTCGAGGCGGCCGCGTTCGGGCTGGCGGGCCCGGGCGGCAAGCTCCTGCTCAACGCGCGCGTGGAGGGCGCCGCGGGGCGGCCGGCGTTCCGCGAGGCGTGGGCGGCGCGGCGCGCCGCGGTGCCGGCCGACGGCTTCTACGAGTGGGAGGGCCCGGCCGCGGACCGTCGGCCGAGCTGGCTCCACCCGCGCGCCGGGGGCACGCTGCTGCTCGCGGCGCTGTGCGGGGACGCGCCCGGTGGCGGCCCCGCCTTCGCCATCCTCACCACCGCCGCGAACGCCGAGGTGGGCCGGCTCCACGACCGCATGCCGCTGCTCGTGCCCCCCGCGCTGCTCGACGCGTGGCTCGACGGCCCCCCGCCCGCCCTGCCCGCGCCCGCCGACGGCGTGCTCGCGGTCCGCCCCGTGTCACCGCGCGTCAACTCGCCCGCGAACGACGACGCCGCCTGCCTCGCGCCGCCGCCCGAGCCGCTCCAGCGCGCGCTGTTCTGA
- the pncA gene encoding bifunctional nicotinamidase/pyrazinamidase, translated as MRIDPGSDALLVVDLQHDFLPGGALGVAEGDRIVEPLARLAPAFSTVVATQDWHPPGHVSFASTHPGREPYASIALSQGPQELWPDHCVRGTRGAALHPALPDAAVTLVLRKGTRREVDSYSAFRENVGPDGRRPSTGLGAWLSARGVRRLFLGGLARDFCVRVSAVDAAVEGFEVVVLDDLTRAVFPERRDEVDRELAAAGARLAVSQDLIR; from the coding sequence ATGCGGATCGATCCCGGGTCGGATGCGCTCCTGGTGGTGGACCTCCAGCACGACTTCCTGCCGGGCGGCGCGCTCGGCGTCGCCGAGGGCGACCGGATCGTGGAGCCGCTGGCGCGCCTGGCGCCCGCGTTCTCGACCGTGGTGGCGACGCAGGACTGGCATCCGCCCGGCCACGTGTCCTTCGCCTCCACGCACCCGGGGCGCGAGCCCTACGCGTCCATCGCGCTCTCGCAGGGGCCGCAGGAGCTCTGGCCGGACCACTGCGTCCGCGGCACGCGCGGCGCCGCCCTGCACCCGGCGCTCCCCGACGCGGCGGTCACGCTGGTGCTGCGCAAGGGCACGCGGCGCGAGGTGGACTCCTACAGCGCCTTCCGCGAGAACGTCGGCCCGGACGGCCGGCGCCCGTCCACCGGGCTGGGCGCCTGGCTCTCCGCCCGCGGCGTGCGCCGCCTGTTCCTCGGCGGGCTGGCGCGCGACTTCTGCGTGCGGGTGTCCGCCGTCGACGCGGCTGTAGAGGGCTTCGAGGTGGTGGTGCTCGACGACCTGACGCGCGCGGTGTTCCCCGAGCGGCGCGACGAGGTGGACCGGGAGCTCGCGGCCGCGGGCGCGCGGCTGGCGGTCAGCCAGGACCTGATCCGCTGA
- a CDS encoding HD domain-containing protein, with translation MDKIWAKDVKEGERAKSVFLVARKAIPTAKSGKTYLSVTFQDKTGELEARAFEKVEELAAAFEEKDLVEVEGAIGAFQGKPQLRIEALAKVDPTTLDAAEFVWAPPPEPKKPEKSGPAEAESGHWNELLALVDCVVDPHVKDLIKAFVEDDDVAARLRRAPAAKTVHHAYPGGLLEHTVSCLKLAHRLADHFPQVDRDLLVAGAFFHDLGKIRELSGDRSTEYTDEGRLIGHLVMTAQWIHDKARRVGASRDLEHHVVHMVLSHHGRLEYGSPKVPMTLEAMLTHAIDEIDSRVNSWLNLMGKDGGNRRWTDANNVYEQPIWRGSLPTVQAEKKGPAPELLTPVIYVPRNGASAGGGAQPRPPKKPRDRKREPRPQGGAAEAKPAEGAGEAKAEGAPAAAQAPRPEGRPERPDRGQREHRGFGGGGGGFGDKKRGYTGPRLPGDKGPHRPPEKKNLTHNPFAALAQKLEDAGKPAEEKPASPAEAEQQQAPAPTPPEPQDQAVAAREPDVAPEPAPAGTPAPEDKPAG, from the coding sequence ATGGACAAGATCTGGGCCAAGGACGTCAAGGAGGGAGAGCGCGCCAAGAGCGTGTTCCTCGTCGCCCGCAAGGCGATCCCCACCGCGAAGAGCGGCAAGACGTACCTCTCCGTCACCTTCCAGGACAAGACCGGCGAGCTCGAGGCGCGCGCCTTCGAGAAGGTCGAGGAGCTGGCGGCGGCCTTCGAGGAGAAGGATCTCGTCGAGGTGGAGGGCGCCATCGGCGCGTTCCAGGGCAAGCCGCAGCTGCGCATCGAGGCGCTCGCCAAGGTCGACCCGACCACGCTGGACGCGGCCGAGTTCGTGTGGGCGCCGCCGCCCGAGCCGAAGAAGCCGGAGAAGTCCGGGCCGGCCGAGGCGGAGTCGGGGCACTGGAACGAGCTGCTCGCGCTGGTGGACTGCGTCGTCGACCCGCACGTGAAGGACCTCATCAAGGCGTTCGTCGAGGACGACGACGTGGCGGCCCGGCTGCGCCGCGCCCCCGCCGCGAAGACCGTCCACCACGCCTACCCGGGCGGCCTGCTCGAGCACACCGTCTCCTGCCTCAAGCTGGCGCACCGGCTCGCCGACCACTTCCCGCAGGTCGATCGCGACCTGCTCGTCGCCGGCGCGTTCTTCCACGACCTCGGCAAGATCCGCGAGCTGAGCGGCGACCGGAGCACCGAGTACACGGACGAGGGCCGGCTGATCGGGCACCTGGTCATGACCGCCCAGTGGATCCACGACAAGGCGCGCCGCGTGGGCGCCTCGCGCGACCTCGAGCACCACGTCGTGCACATGGTCCTCTCCCACCACGGGCGCCTCGAGTACGGCTCGCCCAAGGTGCCGATGACGCTCGAGGCGATGCTCACGCACGCCATCGACGAGATCGACAGCCGGGTGAACTCCTGGCTCAACCTGATGGGCAAGGACGGCGGCAACCGCCGCTGGACCGACGCGAACAACGTCTACGAGCAGCCGATCTGGCGCGGCAGCCTGCCGACCGTGCAGGCGGAGAAGAAGGGACCGGCGCCGGAGCTCCTCACCCCGGTCATCTACGTGCCGCGCAACGGCGCGAGCGCCGGCGGCGGTGCCCAGCCGCGCCCACCGAAGAAGCCCAGGGATCGCAAGCGCGAGCCGCGCCCGCAGGGCGGCGCCGCGGAGGCGAAGCCGGCCGAGGGCGCCGGCGAGGCGAAGGCCGAGGGCGCCCCGGCGGCGGCGCAGGCGCCGCGCCCCGAGGGCCGGCCCGAGCGCCCGGATCGCGGCCAGCGCGAGCACCGCGGCTTCGGCGGCGGCGGCGGCGGCTTCGGCGACAAGAAGCGCGGCTACACCGGCCCGCGGCTGCCCGGCGACAAGGGACCGCACCGGCCGCCGGAGAAGAAGAACCTGACGCACAACCCGTTCGCCGCGCTCGCGCAGAAGCTCGAGGACGCCGGGAAGCCGGCCGAGGAGAAGCCGGCCTCGCCCGCCGAGGCGGAGCAGCAGCAGGCGCCCGCCCCCACGCCCCCCGAGCCGCAGGACCAGGCGGTGGCGGCCCGCGAGCCCGACGTCGCCCCGGAGCCCGCTCCGGCCGGGACGCCCGCTCCCGAGGACAAGCCGGCGGGGTAG
- a CDS encoding HAD family hydrolase: protein MVPFGRTAAIFDVDDSLLDGNAGTIFTWYLYSERVMRPEVRSRIPRVIYEYARSRLTEQDMVEVGSRCQQGLYADQVKAHAHVCFERHLRKRITSGAIRQIRKHLLSGHFVVIASGSSQYIIDEVGRHLRVHAAVGTRTRIVDGRITDQILPPVVFKDGKRAAVEAIAERFDLDLTRSFLYSDSSADVPLFEAVGTPVVVNPKAPFRAAAEKRGWEIVTWKERNRPGAEPDLADEWGSWEG from the coding sequence ATGGTCCCGTTCGGCCGCACGGCCGCCATCTTCGACGTCGACGACTCGCTCCTCGACGGCAACGCCGGGACCATCTTCACCTGGTACCTGTACAGCGAGCGCGTGATGCGGCCCGAGGTCCGGTCCCGCATCCCGCGCGTCATCTACGAGTACGCCCGCAGCCGCCTCACCGAGCAGGACATGGTGGAGGTGGGCTCGCGCTGCCAGCAGGGCCTCTACGCCGACCAGGTGAAGGCGCACGCCCACGTCTGCTTCGAGCGCCACCTGCGCAAGCGCATCACCTCCGGCGCCATCCGGCAGATCCGCAAGCACCTGCTGTCGGGGCACTTCGTGGTGATCGCCTCCGGCTCCTCGCAGTACATCATCGACGAGGTGGGCCGGCACCTCCGCGTGCACGCCGCGGTGGGCACGCGCACGCGCATCGTCGACGGCCGCATCACCGACCAGATCCTGCCGCCGGTGGTGTTCAAGGACGGCAAGCGCGCGGCGGTGGAGGCGATCGCCGAGCGGTTCGACCTCGACCTGACCCGCAGCTTCCTCTACTCCGACTCGAGCGCGGACGTGCCGCTGTTCGAGGCGGTCGGCACGCCGGTGGTGGTGAACCCCAAGGCGCCGTTCCGCGCCGCCGCCGAGAAGCGCGGGTGGGAGATCGTCACCTGGAAGGAGCGCAACCGGCCCGGCGCCGAGCCCGACCTCGCCGACGAGTGGGGGAGCTGGGAGGGCTGA
- a CDS encoding TatD family hydrolase, translated as MLIDSHAHLDLDDYRGDLDAVIARAREAGLARVVCVGLWRGPGDFGNALALADRDPRYFAATIGIHPHEAARVPEEDWARHEALARDPRVAAVGETGLDFHYDHSPRDVQESAFRRSLRTARAAGKPVVIHVREADAACLRVLREEGVPEAGGVIHCFTGDAPAARAYLDLGLYVSVAGIVTFKTAEPIREAVRIVPRDRLLVETDSPFLAPVPFRGKRNEPAHVVETARKVAELWGAPLEEVAARTAENTRRLFRLA; from the coding sequence ATGCTGATCGACTCGCACGCCCACCTCGATCTCGACGACTACCGGGGCGACCTCGACGCGGTCATCGCCCGCGCCCGCGAGGCCGGCCTGGCGCGGGTGGTCTGCGTCGGCCTCTGGCGGGGGCCCGGCGACTTCGGCAACGCGCTGGCGCTCGCCGACCGGGACCCCCGGTACTTCGCCGCGACCATCGGGATCCACCCGCACGAGGCCGCGCGCGTGCCGGAGGAGGACTGGGCCCGTCACGAGGCGCTGGCGCGCGACCCGCGCGTCGCCGCGGTGGGCGAGACCGGCCTCGACTTCCACTACGACCACTCGCCGCGCGACGTGCAGGAGTCCGCGTTCCGCCGGTCGCTGCGGACCGCGCGCGCCGCCGGGAAGCCGGTGGTGATCCACGTGCGCGAGGCGGACGCCGCCTGCCTGCGCGTGCTGCGCGAGGAGGGCGTCCCCGAGGCGGGCGGGGTGATCCACTGCTTCACCGGCGACGCCCCGGCGGCGCGCGCCTATCTCGACCTCGGCCTGTACGTCTCGGTGGCGGGCATCGTGACCTTCAAGACCGCCGAGCCCATCCGCGAGGCGGTGCGCATCGTCCCGCGCGACCGGCTGCTGGTCGAGACCGACAGCCCGTTCCTCGCCCCGGTCCCGTTCCGCGGCAAGCGGAACGAGCCCGCGCACGTGGTCGAGACCGCGCGCAAGGTGGCCGAGCTGTGGGGCGCGCCGCTCGAGGAGGTGGCCGCGCGAACCGCCGAGAACACCCGGCGGCTGTTCCGGCTCGCCTGA